The following are encoded in a window of Phaseolus vulgaris cultivar G19833 chromosome 3, P. vulgaris v2.0, whole genome shotgun sequence genomic DNA:
- the LOC137839131 gene encoding uncharacterized protein, with translation MENSQGSVCGEYYWADSERLDEHHWNQVVFRKKLDESGVITRNKVKLVAKGYNQEEGIDYDETFAPVASLEAVSLCKEFVAAMQGEIEMSMMSELSFFLGLQDKQTKDGISLCQSMYSKEILKKFEMENCKVAATPMSKSCYMSVDEARTAVDQTKYRGLKLIWLLE, from the exons ATGGAGAATTCCCAGGGATCTGTCTGTGGAGAATATTATTGGGCAGATTCAGAAAG AttagatgaacatcattggaaccAAGTGGTATTCAGGAAAAAGCTAGACGAATCTGgagtgatcacaaggaacaaagttAAACTAGTTGCAAAAGGGTACaaccaagaagagggaattgactatgatgagacatttGCTCCGGTAGCTAGTTTGGAGGCTGTAAG CTTGTGTAAAGAGTTTGTGGCAGCCATGCAGGGGGAAATTGAGATGTCAATGATGAGTGAGTTGTCTTTCTTCTTGGGATTGCAAGACAAGCAAACTAAGGATGGCATTTCTCTATGTCAATCTATGTATAGCAAAGAGATTCTCAAAAAGTTTGAGATGGAAAACTGTAAAGTTGCAGCAACACCCATGTCTAAAAGTTGTTACATGAGTGTTGATGAAGCTAGAACAGCAGTGGACCAAACTAAATACAGGGGGTTGAAACTGATTTGGC